The Fragaria vesca subsp. vesca linkage group LG2, FraVesHawaii_1.0, whole genome shotgun sequence genome includes a window with the following:
- the LOC101294822 gene encoding uncharacterized protein LOC101294822, with protein sequence MHSVKRLLCNTHFTRSLIKREESYRRLIYSFVNRFQSQRSKADKVDSDALKESSVAVEASLRRRKDGIGGWSSGDDDLSEIKEKKLEVSWLPKALEPALQLCRWALAGPTGNAVANKPPPSTRSVSEIISSIQHSKTGIQDWSLSDLTVGLFLIYLRQSSVNPFENINGVQVSSDRLVQDLIYHVELAKGCYKDNTAALARNCMLRESNVLKFVKNSNVMRPGYYIGIDTRRKLVILGIRGTHTVYDLITDVVSSSDGDVTFEGFSTHFGTAEAARWFLTHEMGYIKKCLEKYEGFKLRLVGHSLGGATAALLAIMLRKKSYKELGFSPEIVSAVGYAAPPCVSKELAESCSGYVRTVVMQDDIIPRLSVASLKRLRDEILQTDWMSVIEKEDWRSVIGLVTNAKQVVSSVQDVAAKLTDYTKFKSNNDSPDDPMIKKVPTDSRVPLNEKTVRDIAVGSPNGGAASGVPEELFVPGTVYYLKRNVDAHTSDYFTLWKRNPGEHFERIVLSSNLISDHKCDSHYYALRDVLKGLPSSNDEGNSHN encoded by the exons ATGCATTCAGTGAAGCGTCTCCTATGCAATACAC ATTTCACCCGGAGCTTGATAAAGAGAGAGGAATCGTACCGGAGGTTGATATACAGCTTCGTGAATCGGTTTCAATCGCAACGGTCGAAAGCAGACAAGGTTGATTCAGACGCACTCAAAGAATCGAGTGTTGCTGTTGAAGCTTCGTTGAGGCGTAGAAAGGATGGCATTGGTGGTTGGAGTAGTGGGGATGATGATTTGAGCGAGATTAAGGAGAAAAAGTTGGAGGTTTCATGGCTTCCAAAGGCGCTTGAGCCGGCTCTGCAGTTGTGCAGGTGGGCTCTGGCTGGCCCAACAG GGAATGCAGTGGCAAACAAACCCCCGCCAAGTACTCGATCCGTATCGGAGATCATTTCAAGCATCCAACACAGTAAGACAGGCATTCAAGATTGGAGTTTGAGTGATCTCACCGTGGGTTTATTTCTTATTTATCTTCGTCAATCGTCTGTAAATCCATTTGAGAATATTAATGGTGTTCAGGTCTCATCAGATAGATTG GTACAAGACCTTATTTACCATGTCGAGTTGGCGAAAGGTTGTTATAAGGACAATACTGCTGCTCTCGCAAGGAACTGCATGCTTCGAGAAAGCAATGTCTTGAAGTTTGTCAAAAATTCTAATGTCATGAGGCCGGGTTATTATATAGGGATTGATACTCGTAGAAAACTTGTGATTCTAGGAATCCGTGGAACTCATACTGTGTATGACCTTATTACTGACGTTGTTTCTTCAAGTGATGGTGATGTCACTTTTGAAGGGTTTTCAACCCACTTCGGCACTGCAGAAGCTGCCCGTTGGTTTCTTACTCATGAAATGGGATATATAAAGAAGTGCTTGGAGAAGTATGAG GGATTTAAGTTAAGGCTTGTGGGTCATTCTCTTGGAGGTGCTACAGCTGCTCTACTAGCAATAATGCTCCGTAAAAAATCGTACAAGGAGCTAGGGTTTAGCCCAGAGATTGTTTCTGCTGTCGGATATGCAGCGCCACCTTGTGTCTCCAAAGAGCTTGCTGAAAGCTGCTCTGGTTATGTCAGAACTGTTGTGATGCAG GATGATATTATACCTAGACTTAGTGTAGCATCTCTTAAAAGGTTGAGGGATGAAATTCTTCAAACTGATTG GATGAGTGTGATTGAGAAGGAAGACTGGAGAAGTGTCATAGGTTTGGTGACAAATGCAAAGCAGGTTGTATCTTCGGTGCAAGACGTTGCAGCAAAACTTACTGATTATACAAAGTTCAAGAGCAATAATGATTCCCCAG ATGATCCCATGATAAAGAAGGTACCCACTGATTCCAGAGTTCCTTTAAACGAAAAAACTGTAAGAGATATTGCTGTTGGTAGTCCAAATGGAGGAGCTGCCAGTGGAGTGCCTGAGGAGTTATTCGTACCAGGTACTGTTTACTACCTAAAGAGAAATGTGGATGCTCATACTAGTGATTATTTCACACTTTGGAAGAGGAATCCGGGTGAACATTTTGAGAGGATTGTGCTTTCAAGCAACTTAATATCAGACCACAAGTGTGATAGCCATTATTATGCGTTAAGAGATGTGCTCAAAGGTTTGCCCTCCTCCAATGATGAAGGCAATTCTCATAATTAA
- the LOC101295103 gene encoding 1-aminocyclopropane-1-carboxylate oxidase homolog 1-like, with product MEAVDHFEAEKKVQEFDETKAGAKGLVDSGVTKIPRLFVHPPDLLQQNNNDRHLGVPIIDLKGIDQSTARRKEVISEISKAAEAWGFFQIVNHGVPYDVIEEVLKSVRRFHEQPREAKAEWYSRDFKNKAFNNFCNADLKVSTPAGWRDTISWQLPQFRADESNSQALPDVCRREFVEYSRHMTLLKEKLSILLSEALGLSKDYLSSLGCFKSATLIGHYYPVCPEPHLTLGTSKHSDLSFLTLLLQDGVGGLQVLHQNVWVDVPPLQGALVANLGDLMQITSNDKFKSVEHRVLATSTAVPRTSVACFFNVDDKLKPYGPIKELLSETNPAIYRDNISFGEYLKYYRLKGQDGNSSLPHFRLVH from the exons ATGGAAGCTGTGGATCATTTTGAGGCTGAGAAGAAGGTGCAAGAATTTGACGAAACCAAAGCTGGTGCCAAAGGACTTGTCGACTCTGGAGTGACCAAGATCCCAAGACTGTTCGTACACCCTCCAGATCTATTGCAACAAAACAACAACGATCGTCATCTCGGAGTTCCAATTATTGATCTCAAAGGCATTGATCAGAGCACCGCGAGGCGTAAAGAAGTCATCAGTGAGATAAGCAAAGCAGCTGAGGCATGGGGATTCTTCCAGATAGTGAACCATGGAGTTCCATATGATGTTATCGAGGAGGTGCTGAAAAGTGTTCGACGATTTCACGAGCAGCCCCGTGAAGCCAAGGCCGAGTGGTACTCGCGCGATTTCAAGAACAAGGCATTCAACAACTTCTGCAACGCAGATTTGAAAGTGTCGACTCCAGCTGGTTGGAGGGACACTATCTCCTGGCAGCTGCCGCAGTTCCGAGCAGATGAAAGTAACTCTCAAGCACTGCCTGATGTCTGCAG AAGGGAATTTGTCGAGTACAGTAGACACATGACTCTGTTGAAAGAGAAGCTCTCCATTTTGTTGTCCGAAGCTTTAGGTCTGAGCAAGGACTACCTTTCAAGCCTAGGGTGCTTTAAATCGGCAACACTGATTGGTCACTATTACCCGGTTTGCCCAGAGCCCCATCTAACTTTAGGTACAAGCAAGCACTCGGACCTCTCCTTTCTCACTCTGCTCCTTCAAGACGGTGTCGGTGGCCTCCAAGTGCTTCATCAAAATGTTTGGGTGGATGTGCCACCACTGCAAGGAGCTCTGGTAGCAAATCTTGGTGACTTGATGCAGATCACTAGTAATGACAAGTTCAAGAGTGTAGAGCACAGAGTTTTGGCAACCAGCACCGCGGTGCCTCGGACATCAGTCGCGTGTTTTTTCAATGTCGACGACAAGCTCAAACCGTATGGCCCGATCAAGGAGCTTCTTTCCGAAACCAATCCCGCAATTTACAGAGACAATATCAGTTTTGGAGAATACCTAAAGTATTATAGGCTCAAGGGGCAAGATGGAAACTCTTCTCTACCTCATTTTAGACTCGTGCATTGA
- the LOC101305022 gene encoding 1-aminocyclopropane-1-carboxylate oxidase homolog 1-like has protein sequence MAAVVDYDLREKELKAFDESKAGVKGFVDAGVTKLPGMFMHPPENLLNSPFPGEEEQYQKVRSLQFPVIDLSGFDNSEKRKEIINDINKAAESWGFFQLVNHGIPLEAMEGIQRSIREFHELPQEEKAKWYSRDFTKKVNFFSFHGDLKVTTPADWRDTLSCKVLEDPKSFEEIPQVCRGEVSEYMKHIDGVLQKLSELFSEALGLSSDYLASTRCFRARSLACHYFPICPEPHLTMGGTKHTDLGFLTLLLQDSVGGLQVRHQGFWIDVPPVKGALLANLADMMEIVTNGKFKSVEHRVLLKPTVEPRISIACFLSTDDLEKSYGPIKELISEDNPPKFSEVKFGEYMKKYKL, from the exons ATGGCAGCGGTTGTGGATTATGATCTGCGTGAGAAGGAGCTGAAGGCATTCGACGAAAGCAAAGCTGGCGTCAAAGGATTTGTAGACGCTGGAGTGACCAAGCTCCCAGGCATGTTCATGCATCCTCCAGAGAATCTGCTGAACTCTCCATTCCCGGGAGAAGAAGAGCAGTATCAGAAAGTTCGTAGCCTACAATTTCCGGTGATTGATCTTAGCGGTTTTGATAACAGCGAGAAGAGAAAAGAAATCATCAATGACATAAACAAAGCAGCTGAATCATGGGGATTCTTTCAGCTGGTGAACCATGGAATCCCACTTGAAGCTATGGAGGGGATCCAGAGAAGTATCCGAGAGTTTCATGAGCTTCCCCAGGAGGAGAAGGCCAAGTGGTACTCGCGCGATTTTACGAAGAAGGTTAACTTCTTCAGCTTTCATGGAGATTTGAAGGTGACGACGCCAGCTGACTGGAGGGATACCTTGTCATGCAAGGTCCTAGAAGACCCGAAAAGCTTTGAAGAAATACCACAAGTTTGCAG AGGAGAAGTGAGTGAGTATATGAAACACATCGATGGAGTGCTACAGAAGTTATCTGAGTTATTTTCAGAAGCTTTAGGTCTTAGTAGTGATTATCTTGCAAGCACAAGGTGCTTCAGAGCGAGGTCATTGGCGTGCCACTATTTCCCGATATGCCCGGAACCCCATCTGACCATGGGGGGAACTAAGCATACGGACCTCGGCTTTCTGACGTTGCTCCTCCAAGACAGCGTCGGCGGCCTACAAGTTCGTCATCAAGGTTTTTGGATTGATGTTCCTCCGGTGAAGGGAGCTTTGCTAGCAAATCTTGCTGACATGATGGAG ATAGTTACAAATGGTAAGTTTAAGAGCGTGGAACACAGAGTTTTGTTGAAACCAACTGTGGAGCCTCGTATCTCAATTGCATGTTTCTTGAGTACAGACGACCTCGAAAAATCATATGGGCCGATAAAAGAGCTCATATCGGAAGACAATCCGCCGAAGTTCAGCGAAGTCAAATTCGGAGAATACATGAAAAAGTATAAACTATAA